From a single Pempheris klunzingeri isolate RE-2024b chromosome 2, fPemKlu1.hap1, whole genome shotgun sequence genomic region:
- the cttnbp2nla gene encoding CTTNBP2 N-terminal-like protein, with amino-acid sequence MLEFSKTSGGHMKSKLNMESLTKPELLMLFSILEGELEARDLVIDALKAQRKELFIQERYGRYNLSDPFLALQRDSEAVGGQNKDPGCSSPTSNPLVVLKLVVSHCRRMQEKMLAQLAAAESRHRRVIADLEEEKRRHAEDTAEGDDVTYILEKERERLQQQLDFERSQVRRLEKEQRRITDQLEDERAQHKQLSCALAKECKWASARALEEGHRLSELSRKLDKEKEACQVLRKELEDERRRALRMEARVEEQLAEFDTEREQLRSRLKKEEAHCYQLQQKVEELNRKLEEANVMRDGEVVTAPVEAGRKEWATKVSPGKTAVDTIKVEDIEEDRNQQPMQPKVNGHHCLMETNGHHDPSSALSEKICLQNENENSPVHQSQTPFSTLPPSSPCASPVLAKRLPGSTSPGGYQSPYQAGINQRFHAARHKFQGTNDPEPQSQAVQAPLSPKDVSPVTSTSSSESSPVKQMARSTVTQVLSRFTTVQQSAAPKLAAPNNSPFGTDYRSLAAPLSPVTGRAAAALPQGIRSPTIPRADRGNPPPIPPKKPGLAQAPPSPAAVPRSASHYSDSPLSGSCGLTSSQEGVKELDMVVSSN; translated from the exons GCCCAGCGGAAAGAGCTGTTTATCCAGGAGCGCTATGGCAGGTACAACCTCAGCGACCCCTTCCTggccctgcagagagacagtgaggcTGTCGGGGGCCAGAACAAGGACCCGGGCTGCTCATCCCCCACCTCCAACCCCCTGGTTGTTCTCAAACTGGTGGTGAGCCACTGCAGGAGGATGCAGGAGAAGATGTTGGCCCagctggctgcagcagagagcaggcaCAGAAGG GTCATTGCagatctggaggaggagaagaggaggcatGCGGAGGACACAGCAGAGGGGGATGATGTCACTTACATcctggagaaggagagggagcgCTTACAGCAGCAG CTGGACTTTGAGCGGAGCCAGGTCCGGCGGTTGGAAAAAGAACAGCGGCGGATTACTGACCAGCTAGAAGACGAACGGGCTCAGCACAAACAGCTCTCCTGCGCTTTGGCCAAAGAGTGCAAGTGGGCAAGTGCCAGGGCTCTGGAGGAGGGCCACCGGCTGAGTGAGCTGAGCCGTAAACTCGACAAG GAAAAGGAAGCTTGTCAGGTTCTgaggaaggagctggaggatgagaggaggagagcccTGAGAATGGAGGCGAgggtggaggagcagctggcTGAGTTTGACACAGAGCGAGAGCAGCTCCGCTCACGTTTGAAGAAGGAGGAAGCTCACTGTTATCAGCTACAGCAAAAG GTAGAAGAGCTGAACAGGAAACTGGAGGAGGCGAATGTGATGAGAGATGGGGAGGTAGTCACAGCTCCAGTggaagcagggaggaaggagtgGGCAACTAAAGTTTCTCCAGGAAAGACAGCAGTAGACACTATTAAGGTGGAGGACATTGAGGAAGACAGAAACCAGCAACCTATGCAGCCAAAAGTCAACGGTCACCACTGTCTGATGGAGACCAACGGGCACCATGATCCAAGCAGTGCCCTCTCAGAGAAGATCTGCCTACAGAATGAGAATGAAAATTCTCCAGTTCATCAGAGCCAGACACCATTCTccactctccctccttcctccccctgcGCCTCGCCCGTCCTTGCCAAACGCCTGCCAGGCAGCACGAGCCCCGGCGGCTACCAGTCTCCCTACCAGGCCGGGATCAACCAGCGCTTCCACGCAGCTCGTCATAAGTTCCAGGGTACCAATGACCCAGAGCCTCAGTCCCAGGCCGTACAGGCTCCTCTCTCGCCAAAGGACGTCTCCCCCGTGACCAGCACCTCCTCCTCAGAATCCAGCCCCGTCAAGCAGATGGCCCGGAGCACAGTCACTCAAGTCCTGTCTCGCTTCACCACCGTCCAGCAGAGTGCCGCGCCGAAGCTCGCAGCACCAAACAATTCACCCTTCGGCACAGACTACCGCAGCCTGGCGGCGCCCTTGTCTCCGGTCACCGGAAGGGCCGCTGCGGCACTTCCACAGGGGATCAGATCACCCACCATCCCCAGGGCAGACAGAGGCAACCCACCACCCATCCCCCCTAAGAAGCCCGGCCTTGCCCAGGCCCCACCCTCCCCGGCAGCGGTTCCCAGGTCTGCCAGCCATTACTCTGACAGCCCCCTCTCAGGCAGCTGTGGCCTCACCTCGAGCCAGGAGGGAGTCAAAGAACTGGACATGGTGGTTTCTTCTAATTAA